A genomic stretch from Nitratidesulfovibrio sp. SRB-5 includes:
- the hisG gene encoding ATP phosphoribosyltransferase encodes MSGNNMLKIGIPKGSLEEATVNLFARSGWKIRKHHRNYFPEINDPELTARLCRVQEIPRYLEDGVLDVGLTGKDWLLETGADVVTVSDLIYSKVSNRPARWVLAVAGDSPYVRPEDLAGCTIATELLGVTRRYFEDAGIPVKVQYSWGATEAKVVEGLADAIVEVTETGTTIKAHGLRIIAEVLLTNTVLIAGKAAWADPWKRAKIEQIDLLLQGALRADSLVGLKMNVPAHNLDAVLDQLPSLNSPTVAGLRDSTWYAVEIVVENDLVRDLIPRLRSAGAEGIIEYSLNKVI; translated from the coding sequence ATGTCCGGCAACAACATGCTGAAGATCGGCATTCCCAAGGGCTCGCTCGAAGAAGCCACCGTGAACCTGTTCGCCCGCTCCGGGTGGAAGATCCGCAAGCATCATCGCAACTACTTTCCGGAAATCAACGACCCGGAACTGACCGCGCGCCTCTGCCGGGTGCAGGAAATTCCCCGCTACCTCGAAGACGGCGTGCTCGACGTGGGGCTGACCGGCAAGGACTGGCTGCTGGAAACCGGGGCCGACGTGGTCACCGTGTCCGACCTGATCTACTCCAAGGTCAGCAACCGCCCGGCCCGCTGGGTGCTGGCCGTGGCCGGCGATTCGCCCTACGTGCGACCGGAAGACCTTGCCGGGTGCACCATCGCCACCGAACTGCTGGGCGTTACCCGCCGCTACTTCGAAGACGCGGGCATCCCCGTCAAGGTGCAGTATTCCTGGGGCGCCACAGAGGCCAAGGTGGTGGAAGGCCTGGCCGACGCCATCGTCGAGGTCACCGAAACCGGCACCACCATCAAGGCCCACGGCCTGCGCATCATCGCCGAGGTGCTGCTGACCAACACCGTGCTCATCGCGGGCAAGGCCGCCTGGGCCGACCCGTGGAAGCGCGCCAAGATCGAGCAGATCGACCTGCTGCTGCAAGGCGCGCTGCGCGCCGATTCGCTGGTGGGCCTGAAGATGAACGTGCCCGCCCACAATCTGGACGCCGTGCTCGACCAGCTGCCCAGCCTCAATTCGCCCACCGTGGCCGGGCTGCGCGACAGCACCTGGTACGCCGTGGAAATCGTGGTGGAAAACGACCTCGTGCGCGACCTCATTCCCCGTCTGCGCTCCGCCGGTGCCGAAGGCATCATCGAGTACTCGCTGAACAAGGTCATTTAG
- the potA gene encoding spermidine/putrescine ABC transporter ATP-binding protein PotA, giving the protein MAEQDHIIELRGVTKTFEDTVALDSIDLTIRNGEFLTLLGPSGCGKTTILRLVSGFEQPTSGEVRINGQVVNRVPPEQRQVNTVFQNYALFPHMTVRDNVAFGLKMQGVAADETARRVLDALRMVHLENFADRKPRQLSGGQQQRVAIARAVINNPLVLLLDEPFSALDFKLRKQMQLEIKHLQRQLGITFVFVTHDQEEAFAMSDRVVVMNEGRIEQIGAPKEIYEEPANMYVARFVGDINALPGRIDAVRLDWSAAPGTPLAPPAPGTPEHAALPPDLKPGEHLYDATVGGTVFPVRSRRRLAPGDGVQVLLRPEDLRIDRIAVAETPDWPHLWGRIEESVYKGATVDLVITLDDGQRLMAAEFFNEDDEDINYNPGERVAVSWVDGWEVLLPDDAA; this is encoded by the coding sequence ATGGCAGAACAGGATCACATCATCGAGTTGCGCGGCGTCACCAAGACGTTCGAAGACACCGTGGCGCTCGATTCCATAGACCTCACCATCCGCAACGGCGAGTTCCTGACCCTGCTGGGGCCGTCGGGCTGCGGCAAGACCACCATCCTGCGTCTGGTTTCGGGCTTCGAGCAGCCCACGTCGGGCGAGGTGCGCATCAACGGCCAGGTGGTCAACCGGGTGCCCCCGGAACAGCGCCAGGTGAACACCGTGTTCCAGAATTACGCGCTGTTCCCGCACATGACCGTGCGCGACAACGTGGCCTTCGGGCTGAAGATGCAGGGCGTGGCGGCGGACGAGACGGCCCGGCGCGTGCTGGACGCCCTGCGCATGGTGCACCTGGAAAACTTCGCCGACCGCAAGCCGCGCCAGCTTTCCGGCGGGCAGCAGCAGCGCGTGGCCATTGCCCGCGCGGTCATCAACAACCCGCTGGTGCTCCTGCTGGACGAGCCGTTCAGCGCGCTGGACTTCAAGCTGCGCAAGCAGATGCAGCTGGAAATCAAGCACCTGCAACGACAGCTGGGCATCACCTTCGTGTTCGTCACCCACGATCAGGAAGAAGCCTTCGCCATGTCCGACCGGGTGGTGGTGATGAACGAGGGCCGCATAGAGCAGATCGGCGCGCCCAAGGAAATCTACGAGGAACCCGCCAACATGTACGTGGCGCGCTTCGTGGGCGACATCAACGCGCTGCCGGGCCGCATCGACGCCGTGCGCCTGGACTGGTCCGCCGCGCCGGGCACGCCGCTGGCCCCGCCCGCGCCGGGCACGCCGGAACACGCCGCCCTGCCGCCGGACCTGAAGCCCGGCGAACACCTGTACGACGCCACCGTGGGCGGCACGGTGTTTCCGGTGCGGTCGCGCCGCAGGCTGGCCCCCGGCGACGGGGTGCAGGTGCTGCTGCGGCCGGAGGATCTGCGCATCGACCGCATTGCGGTTGCCGAGACCCCGGACTGGCCGCACCTGTGGGGCCGCATCGAGGAATCGGTGTACAAGGGCGCCACGGTGGACCTGGTCATCACCCTGGACGACGGCCAGCGCCTGATGGCGGCGGAGTTCTTCAACGAGGACGACGAGGACATCAACTACAACCCCGGCGAGCGCGTGGCCGTAAGCTGGGTGGACGGATGGGAGGTACTGCTGCCCGATGACGCAGCGTAG
- the hisI gene encoding phosphoribosyl-AMP cyclohydrolase, which translates to MAQASDAAQGFRPDFAKMNGLVPAIAQCAATGEVLMMAWMNEEAWDATLATGEAHYFSRSRGRLWHKGGTSGHTQHIKAVRLDCDSDTVLLLVDQKGGAACHEGYRSCFYRELTDGEPVICSPRVFDPKEVYK; encoded by the coding sequence ATGGCTCAGGCTTCCGACGCCGCACAAGGCTTCCGTCCCGATTTTGCGAAAATGAACGGTCTCGTGCCTGCCATCGCCCAGTGCGCCGCCACCGGCGAAGTGCTGATGATGGCCTGGATGAACGAAGAAGCATGGGACGCCACCCTCGCAACCGGCGAGGCGCATTACTTCAGCCGCAGCCGTGGCCGGTTGTGGCACAAGGGCGGCACGTCGGGCCATACCCAGCATATCAAGGCCGTGCGCCTGGACTGCGACAGCGACACCGTGCTGCTGCTCGTGGATCAGAAGGGCGGCGCGGCCTGCCATGAAGGGTACCGCAGCTGTTTCTACCGAGAGCTTACGGACGGCGAACCCGTCATCTGCTCGCCCCGCGTGTTCGACCCCAAGGAGGTCTACAAATAA
- the potC gene encoding spermidine/putrescine ABC transporter permease PotC: MKSRTLRTPSTLRTLRTGLVWLVYAFLYVPILVVIVYSFNDARYTTEWKGFTLKWYSALAANGPLVDAALNSLSVATLAATIATVLGTLAAICIRRYRFPGRKVLHGCIYVLTVSPDIVMGISLLIFFIAMGVQLGFWTLLAAHVTLALPFVTVTVLARLAEFDEQLIEAARDLGASEWRAFRHVLLPLAAPAVAAGWLLSFTLSMDDVLVSFFVTGPTFEVLPLRVYSMVRLGVKPDINALSAVMFTVTIVLVLLAQTLTRTRRK; the protein is encoded by the coding sequence ATGAAGTCGCGCACCCTCCGAACGCCGTCGACGCTGCGCACCCTGCGCACGGGGCTGGTCTGGCTGGTCTATGCCTTCCTGTACGTGCCCATCCTGGTGGTCATCGTCTATTCCTTCAACGACGCGCGCTACACCACCGAATGGAAGGGCTTCACCCTGAAGTGGTATTCCGCCCTGGCCGCCAACGGCCCGCTGGTGGACGCCGCGCTGAATTCGCTGTCCGTGGCCACCCTGGCCGCCACCATCGCCACGGTGCTGGGCACGCTGGCGGCCATCTGCATCCGGCGCTACCGCTTTCCGGGGCGCAAGGTGCTGCACGGCTGCATTTACGTGCTCACCGTGTCGCCAGACATCGTCATGGGCATCTCGCTGCTCATCTTCTTCATCGCCATGGGGGTGCAGCTGGGTTTCTGGACCCTGCTGGCCGCCCACGTCACCCTGGCGCTGCCCTTCGTCACCGTGACGGTGCTGGCGCGCCTGGCCGAGTTCGACGAGCAGCTCATAGAGGCCGCGCGCGACCTTGGCGCGTCGGAATGGCGGGCCTTCCGCCACGTGCTGCTGCCCCTGGCCGCGCCCGCCGTGGCGGCGGGGTGGCTGCTGTCGTTCACCCTGTCCATGGACGACGTGCTGGTGAGCTTTTTCGTCACCGGCCCCACCTTCGAGGTGCTGCCCCTGCGCGTCTATTCCATGGTGCGCCTTGGCGTGAAGCCGGACATCAACGCCCTGTCGGCGGTGATGTTCACGGTAACCATAGTGCTGGTGCTGCTGGCACAAACCCTGACCAGGACGAGGAGGAAATGA
- a CDS encoding ATP-dependent helicase, which produces MIDYRSELNPAQYQAATTLEGPVLVIAGAGSGKTRTIVYRLANLVEQGVPASAILLLTFTRKSAREMLHRAGRLLEHSATAAVHGGVHGVTGVQGGTFHAFAYSVLRQFRPSGYEAGDLTVMDGADIVDAVRHCKDNLGIGKGDRSFPRTQNIVGLISKSRNKELDIDEVIRREAFHLLVHAEGIGRIAAAYHAYRREHGLLDYDDLLFELERLLRERADVLDWCRARFRYIMVDEYQDTNLVQARLVHLLAGEGGNVMAVGDDAQSIYAFRGADVRNILDFPKLFPAAQIIKLEENYRSVQPVLDLTNAILAEAPQAYRKKLFAAREGGDRPQVVRPLSDLTQASLVVSRIVEFLRSYPPHDIAVLFRAGYQSYHVEVQLNKLGVKFRKYGGLRYSEAAHVKDVLSYARLVLNPLDLPAFQRIAAMSKGVGPKTTLKLYDVARQGNPEATSRACLRYPELRADLDLLDGLRKRPHTPTSLLEEVMEHYKPRMEAAFPDDWPRRQQGLEQLLQIAASYRDLDLFISDLSLEDPGEEEENRDSVVLSTIHSAKGLEWGAVLLIDLVEERFPSRHAIARAEDFEEERRLMYVACTRARDHLCLFVPASLYSRGDGGNQPAVPSPFVRELPAHLFDEMHESYSGGLMRRDVQNGQRGAGFGGGRGGVGGGGFAQGNRFDGAPGIPRPPMFAEGTTPGRAGGGAGRPLPPTAYSGGARPGAQGGGQSGGQPAAAAAAPSLLSGGTAPAGQCGYCTHRIFGRGKIVQHLPPDKYRVNFPGFGLKVIMAEYLTLESD; this is translated from the coding sequence ATGATAGATTATCGAAGCGAACTGAACCCCGCCCAGTATCAGGCCGCCACAACCCTGGAAGGCCCTGTGCTGGTCATTGCCGGTGCGGGCAGCGGCAAGACGCGCACCATCGTCTACCGGCTGGCCAATCTGGTGGAGCAGGGCGTGCCCGCTTCCGCCATCCTGCTGCTGACCTTCACCCGCAAGTCCGCGCGCGAAATGCTGCACCGGGCCGGGCGGCTGCTGGAACACAGCGCCACCGCCGCCGTGCACGGCGGCGTGCACGGGGTTACCGGGGTGCAGGGCGGCACCTTTCACGCCTTCGCCTATTCGGTGCTGCGCCAGTTTCGCCCCTCGGGCTACGAGGCGGGCGACCTTACCGTCATGGACGGCGCGGACATCGTGGACGCGGTGCGCCACTGCAAGGACAATCTGGGCATCGGCAAGGGCGACCGCTCCTTCCCGCGCACCCAGAACATCGTGGGGCTCATCAGCAAGTCCCGCAACAAGGAACTGGACATCGACGAGGTAATCCGGCGCGAGGCGTTCCACCTGCTGGTGCACGCCGAGGGCATTGGCCGCATCGCCGCCGCCTACCACGCCTATCGTCGCGAGCACGGCCTGCTGGACTACGACGACCTGCTGTTCGAACTGGAGCGGCTGCTGCGCGAACGGGCCGACGTGCTGGACTGGTGCCGCGCCAGGTTCCGCTACATCATGGTGGACGAATACCAGGACACCAACCTGGTGCAGGCCCGGCTGGTACACCTGCTGGCGGGCGAGGGCGGCAACGTCATGGCCGTGGGCGACGACGCCCAGTCCATCTACGCCTTTCGCGGGGCGGACGTGCGCAACATCCTGGATTTCCCCAAGCTGTTCCCCGCCGCGCAGATCATCAAGCTGGAAGAGAACTACCGCTCGGTGCAGCCGGTGCTGGACCTGACCAACGCCATCCTGGCGGAGGCTCCGCAGGCCTACCGCAAGAAGCTGTTCGCCGCGCGCGAAGGGGGCGACAGGCCGCAGGTGGTGCGCCCGCTCAGCGACCTGACCCAGGCCTCGCTGGTGGTGTCGCGCATCGTGGAATTTCTGCGCAGCTACCCGCCGCACGACATCGCCGTGCTGTTCCGGGCGGGGTACCAGTCGTACCATGTGGAAGTGCAGCTGAACAAACTGGGCGTGAAGTTCCGCAAGTACGGCGGGCTGCGCTATTCGGAGGCGGCCCACGTCAAGGATGTGCTGTCCTACGCGCGCCTGGTGCTGAACCCGCTGGACCTGCCCGCGTTCCAGCGCATTGCCGCCATGTCCAAGGGTGTGGGGCCCAAGACCACCCTCAAGCTGTACGACGTGGCCCGGCAGGGCAACCCGGAGGCCACCAGCCGCGCCTGCCTGCGCTACCCCGAACTGCGCGCCGACCTGGACCTGCTGGACGGCCTGCGCAAGCGCCCGCACACGCCCACCTCGCTGCTCGAAGAGGTGATGGAGCACTACAAGCCGCGAATGGAGGCCGCCTTCCCCGACGACTGGCCACGCAGGCAGCAGGGGCTGGAACAACTGCTCCAGATTGCCGCATCCTACCGCGACCTGGACCTGTTCATCTCCGACCTGTCGCTGGAAGACCCCGGCGAGGAAGAGGAAAACCGCGACAGCGTGGTGCTTTCCACCATCCACTCGGCCAAGGGGCTGGAGTGGGGCGCGGTGCTGCTCATCGACCTTGTGGAAGAACGCTTTCCTTCGCGGCACGCCATTGCCCGCGCCGAAGACTTCGAGGAAGAGCGGCGGCTGATGTACGTGGCCTGCACCCGCGCCCGCGACCACCTGTGCCTGTTCGTGCCCGCCAGCCTGTACAGCCGGGGCGACGGCGGCAACCAGCCCGCCGTGCCCAGCCCCTTTGTGCGCGAATTGCCCGCCCATCTGTTCGACGAGATGCACGAAAGCTATTCCGGCGGGCTGATGCGCCGGGATGTGCAGAATGGACAGCGCGGGGCGGGTTTTGGCGGCGGCAGGGGCGGAGTGGGTGGCGGCGGCTTTGCGCAGGGAAACCGCTTTGACGGCGCGCCCGGCATTCCCCGTCCGCCCATGTTCGCGGAAGGGACCACGCCGGGCCGGGCAGGGGGGGGCGCGGGCCGTCCGCTGCCGCCGACGGCGTACTCCGGCGGTGCGCGGCCCGGCGCGCAAGGTGGCGGGCAATCCGGCGGCCAGCCTGCCGCCGCTGCCGCCGCGCCTTCGCTGCTGTCCGGCGGCACGGCCCCGGCGGGCCAGTGCGGCTACTGCACCCACCGCATCTTCGGGCGCGGCAAGATCGTGCAGCACCTGCCGCCCGACAAGTACCGCGTGAACTTTCCCGGTTTCGGCCTCAAGGTTATCATGGCCGAATACCTGACGCTGGAATCCGACTGA
- a CDS encoding polysaccharide deacetylase family protein, translating to MGTAAEPSLADLPLPELTARLAARYGGQQPAQWGAALPGTLTRLPKSGAPKTGAPKTGPVTMALTFDACGGGYDDSIIALLRELRVPATLFLAGPWLAAHPAEAADLAADPLFEIANHGARHRPASVTGRAAYGIRGTRSVAEFVDEVESNARRLAALTGARPRFYRAATLFCDEVAVRIAADLGQTVTGCTVAADAGATLPAPAVARNLLAARNGGILLLHMNKPNAGSGAGLRAALPELLRRGVRFVRLSDALGEPGAAGAR from the coding sequence TTGGGGACAGCGGCGGAACCATCCCTTGCTGATCTGCCCCTGCCGGAACTGACGGCCCGCCTCGCGGCCCGCTACGGCGGGCAGCAGCCAGCCCAGTGGGGGGCGGCCCTGCCCGGCACGCTTACCCGGCTGCCCAAGTCCGGCGCACCCAAGACCGGCGCACCCAAGACCGGCCCGGTCACCATGGCCCTGACCTTTGACGCCTGCGGCGGCGGGTATGATGATTCCATCATTGCCCTGCTGCGCGAACTGCGCGTGCCCGCCACCCTGTTTCTGGCCGGGCCGTGGCTTGCCGCCCATCCCGCCGAAGCCGCCGATCTGGCCGCCGACCCGCTGTTCGAGATCGCCAACCACGGCGCGCGCCACCGCCCCGCCTCGGTGACCGGGCGGGCCGCCTACGGTATCCGGGGCACCCGCTCCGTGGCCGAATTCGTGGACGAGGTGGAATCCAACGCCCGGCGGCTGGCCGCCCTCACCGGTGCGCGCCCGCGCTTCTACCGGGCCGCCACCCTGTTCTGCGACGAGGTGGCCGTGCGCATCGCGGCGGACCTTGGCCAGACCGTCACCGGCTGCACCGTGGCGGCGGACGCCGGGGCCACGCTGCCCGCGCCTGCCGTGGCCCGCAACCTGCTGGCCGCCCGCAACGGCGGCATCCTGCTGCTGCACATGAACAAGCCCAATGCGGGCAGCGGCGCGGGGCTGCGCGCGGCCCTGCCGGAACTGCTGCGGCGCGGGGTGCGCTTCGTGCGCCTGTCGGATGCGCTCGGGGAGCCGGGCGCGGCGGGGGCTCGGTGA
- a CDS encoding thiamine-phosphate kinase has product MTRLASEDDFLAAIDRHFTNAHPHLCVGRGDDCAVIACPPRMAVSTDLFNEHSHFRTSYFTPGDIGHKALAVNISDLAASGARPLGFSLALTAPADLSREFCDEMLGAMAALAREYDMALSGGDLTRGDALSLCITVWGGAAPRPVRAAALKEGGEGNVAGDASEVAPVGTRPQPAAGGASPFLRRGGCQPGDQLFLVGRVGLARVGLLALESMGAEAARLYPEACRAHLRPRPQVAAGQALAAICGTGDARIALMDVSDGLARDLPRLIGADRGSGLGAELVMDAEALPGEVRAYALANDLDPVDTAFTGGEDYALLGCCRPAMFEAVRAAVPGLIPLGRVTADGMVLVNGDLPASAGFDHFSG; this is encoded by the coding sequence ATGACCCGGCTTGCCTCCGAGGACGATTTCCTCGCCGCCATCGACCGCCATTTCACCAATGCCCATCCCCATCTGTGCGTGGGGCGCGGCGACGACTGCGCCGTCATCGCCTGCCCGCCGCGCATGGCCGTGAGCACCGACCTGTTCAACGAGCACAGCCACTTCCGCACCAGCTACTTCACCCCCGGCGACATAGGCCACAAGGCCCTGGCCGTGAACATCAGCGACCTGGCCGCCAGCGGCGCGCGTCCGCTGGGCTTCAGCCTGGCCCTCACCGCGCCTGCCGACCTTTCGCGCGAGTTCTGCGACGAAATGCTGGGCGCCATGGCCGCGCTGGCCCGCGAATACGACATGGCCCTGTCCGGCGGCGACCTGACCCGTGGCGATGCCCTGTCCCTGTGCATCACCGTGTGGGGTGGGGCTGCGCCGCGCCCTGTCCGTGCCGCTGCCCTGAAAGAGGGAGGGGAAGGCAACGTGGCTGGTGACGCATCCGAAGTCGCCCCCGTCGGCACCCGCCCGCAACCCGCCGCCGGGGGGGCATCGCCCTTTCTGCGCCGGGGCGGCTGCCAGCCGGGCGACCAACTGTTTCTTGTGGGTCGCGTGGGTCTGGCCCGCGTGGGCTTGCTGGCGCTGGAAAGCATGGGGGCAGAGGCTGCGCGCCTGTACCCCGAGGCGTGCCGCGCCCACTTGCGCCCGCGTCCCCAGGTGGCGGCGGGGCAGGCGCTGGCGGCCATCTGCGGTACCGGCGATGCGCGCATCGCGCTCATGGACGTGTCCGACGGCCTTGCGCGCGACCTGCCCCGGCTCATCGGCGCGGACCGGGGCAGCGGCCTGGGCGCGGAACTGGTCATGGACGCCGAAGCCCTGCCCGGCGAGGTGCGCGCCTACGCCCTGGCCAACGACCTGGACCCCGTGGACACGGCCTTCACCGGCGGCGAGGACTACGCACTGCTGGGTTGCTGCCGACCGGCCATGTTCGAGGCGGTGCGTGCCGCCGTGCCCGGCCTGATCCCGCTGGGCCGGGTCACCGCCGATGGCATGGTGCTGGTCAATGGTGACTTGCCCGCGTCCGCCGGGTTCGACCATTTTTCGGGGTAA
- the potB gene encoding spermidine/putrescine ABC transporter permease PotB, with translation MTQRRPFRTASIAVVWLWLGLFALLPNLGLLLVTFLERGESDFVRLVFTWDNYARLADPVFIRILGESLWLAAASTLVCLLIGYPFAYAVATARRGLRPWLLLLVVIPFWTNSLIRTYALIIILKSQGLASNVLMALGLVSEPVSFMYGEFAVFTGLTYTLLPFMILPLYASIEKLDKRLLDAAKDLGASSLRAFWHVTLPLTLPGIVAGCMLVFLPSLGCFYIPEILGGAKSMLIGNFIKNQFLVARDWPLGAAASTILTVLLVLMIIGYWLSSRRVALRERKGADTGAATAGRTPDAAQADGDDGMTSGAHGAHDARGRA, from the coding sequence ATGACGCAGCGTAGACCCTTCCGCACCGCCAGCATCGCCGTGGTCTGGTTGTGGCTGGGGCTGTTCGCCCTGTTGCCCAACCTCGGCCTGCTGCTGGTCACCTTTCTGGAGCGGGGCGAGTCGGACTTCGTGCGCCTGGTGTTCACGTGGGACAACTACGCCCGCCTCGCCGACCCGGTGTTCATCAGGATACTGGGCGAATCGCTGTGGCTGGCCGCCGCCAGCACCCTGGTGTGCCTGCTGATCGGCTACCCGTTCGCCTATGCCGTGGCCACGGCCCGGCGCGGGCTGCGCCCGTGGCTTCTGCTGCTGGTGGTCATTCCGTTCTGGACCAACTCGCTCATCCGCACCTACGCGCTGATCATCATCCTGAAATCGCAGGGCCTTGCCTCCAACGTGCTGATGGCCCTGGGGCTGGTCAGCGAGCCGGTGTCGTTCATGTACGGCGAATTCGCCGTGTTCACCGGGCTTACCTACACGCTGCTGCCGTTCATGATCCTGCCGCTGTACGCGTCCATAGAAAAGCTGGACAAGCGGTTGCTGGACGCGGCCAAGGACCTGGGGGCCAGCAGCCTGCGGGCCTTCTGGCACGTCACCCTGCCGCTGACCCTGCCGGGCATCGTGGCCGGGTGCATGCTGGTGTTCCTGCCTTCGCTGGGGTGTTTCTACATTCCGGAAATCCTGGGCGGGGCCAAGAGCATGCTCATCGGCAACTTCATCAAGAACCAGTTCCTGGTGGCGCGCGACTGGCCGCTGGGCGCCGCCGCCAGCACCATCCTGACCGTGCTGCTGGTGCTGATGATCATCGGCTACTGGCTCAGCAGCCGCCGGGTGGCCCTGCGCGAACGCAAGGGCGCGGACACCGGGGCTGCCACCGCGGGCCGCACGCCCGATGCGGCGCAGGCAGACGGCGACGACGGCATGACGTCCGGCGCGCATGGCGCGCATGACGCGCGGGGGAGGGCGTAA
- a CDS encoding shikimate dehydrogenase family protein: MPAHPFLPRELYGIIGHPLGHTMSPLLHNWGFGLLDIPAVYMAWPLEPGHVGDFITAVRTLPIRGASVTIPHKQAVLPLLDGVSERARAVGAVNTLYWRDGQLLGENTDVTGFLAPLRQRAAAGWRCERALVLGNGGAARAVLAGLRELGPAGDGVVGAVGVTGRNAEKAAPLAAEFGAEGVDWDARVHWGADLVVNTTPMGMSGERQGDTAFPAQGFAAQGVAAAGGDGRRGLAYDLVYNPLRTRFLSEATDAGWDTQDGLGMFVEQGREQFRLWTGLELPAEGARTLVAVALGLGDVAVGRVCGQCELPGLGKG; the protein is encoded by the coding sequence ATGCCCGCACATCCGTTCCTGCCCCGCGAACTCTACGGCATCATCGGCCATCCCCTCGGCCATACCATGAGCCCCCTGCTGCACAACTGGGGCTTCGGCCTGCTGGACATCCCCGCCGTGTACATGGCCTGGCCGCTGGAGCCGGGCCACGTGGGAGATTTCATCACCGCCGTGCGCACCCTGCCCATACGCGGTGCCAGCGTCACCATTCCCCACAAGCAAGCCGTGCTGCCCCTGCTGGACGGCGTCAGCGAGCGCGCCCGCGCCGTGGGTGCGGTGAACACCCTGTACTGGCGCGACGGCCAGCTGCTGGGCGAAAATACCGACGTTACCGGCTTTCTGGCCCCGTTGCGCCAGCGGGCGGCAGCAGGGTGGCGGTGCGAAAGGGCGCTGGTGCTGGGCAACGGCGGCGCGGCCCGCGCCGTGCTGGCCGGCCTGCGCGAGCTTGGCCCCGCCGGTGACGGCGTGGTGGGCGCGGTGGGCGTCACCGGGCGCAACGCGGAAAAGGCCGCCCCGCTGGCCGCCGAGTTCGGCGCGGAAGGGGTGGACTGGGATGCGCGCGTCCACTGGGGCGCGGACCTTGTGGTCAACACCACGCCCATGGGCATGTCCGGCGAGCGACAGGGCGACACCGCATTTCCGGCACAGGGGTTTGCGGCGCAGGGAGTTGCGGCGGCAGGGGGAGATGGACGGCGCGGTCTGGCCTACGACCTTGTCTACAACCCGCTGCGCACCCGCTTCCTGTCCGAGGCCACCGACGCGGGCTGGGATACGCAGGATGGTCTGGGCATGTTCGTGGAGCAGGGCCGCGAACAGTTCCGCCTGTGGACCGGGCTGGAACTGCCCGCCGAAGGCGCGCGCACCCTGGTTGCCGTGGCCCTTGGGCTGGGCGACGTGGCCGTGGGCCGCGTCTGCGGCCAGTGCGAACTGCCCGGTCTGGGCAAGGGCTAA
- the tsaA gene encoding tRNA (N6-threonylcarbamoyladenosine(37)-N6)-methyltransferase TrmO: MDTTLRPIGVIVSPLTDLSQCPKQGDEGAPEAWVEIAAPYVPGLDTLTPGLSLTLLTWLHRADRHVLSVHPRGDTRRPRRGVFNTRSPARPNPVGLHEVRLLELAPGTDGGVRLRVAPLEALDGTPVIDIKTSYRQRQPVPSSGGDSGGGSADHAGNTFRVTKTSANGNANGSASVHVVSGSAPSPWGEGIPDGHADELRRICLRGWQRGLYSGFNGNASLRIGSACLLTCSGAAKGDLGPGDLALVDIASGAVLAGGKPSSEGAMHLAIYRARPDAMAVVHTHPPRLLALGALVGPDDMLRLPIYESELLGGQLGFAPAHAPGTQELADAVAAAAVTRDAVWMERHGLCCAGPSAARALALAEELEHLAGVQLAVLSAHAKLRD; the protein is encoded by the coding sequence ATGGACACCACCCTGCGGCCCATCGGCGTCATCGTGTCGCCGCTCACGGATCTTTCGCAGTGCCCCAAGCAGGGCGACGAGGGTGCGCCCGAGGCATGGGTGGAGATTGCCGCCCCCTACGTGCCCGGTCTGGACACCCTGACGCCGGGCCTGTCCCTGACCCTGCTCACCTGGCTGCACCGTGCCGATCGCCATGTGCTGTCCGTGCACCCGCGCGGCGACACGCGTCGCCCCAGACGCGGCGTGTTCAACACCCGCTCGCCCGCCCGGCCCAACCCGGTGGGCCTGCACGAGGTGCGCCTGCTGGAACTGGCCCCCGGCACGGACGGCGGCGTGCGCCTGCGCGTGGCCCCGCTGGAGGCGCTGGACGGCACGCCGGTCATCGACATCAAGACCTCGTACCGCCAGCGGCAGCCGGTCCCGTCATCCGGGGGCGACTCGGGCGGGGGCAGTGCAGACCACGCTGGTAATACGTTTCGTGTGACGAAAACGAGTGCGAATGGTAATGCGAATGGCAGTGCATCCGTACACGTTGTCTCCGGCTCGGCCCCCTCGCCATGGGGAGAGGGCATCCCCGACGGCCATGCCGACGAGTTGCGGCGCATCTGCCTGCGCGGCTGGCAGCGCGGCCTGTATTCCGGGTTCAACGGCAACGCCAGTCTGCGTATCGGCTCGGCCTGCCTGCTGACCTGCTCCGGCGCAGCAAAAGGCGACCTTGGCCCCGGCGACCTCGCGCTGGTGGACATCGCTTCCGGCGCGGTGCTGGCCGGGGGCAAGCCTTCGTCCGAAGGGGCCATGCATCTGGCCATCTATCGTGCCCGGCCCGACGCCATGGCCGTGGTGCACACCCATCCGCCGCGCCTGCTGGCCCTTGGCGCACTGGTCGGGCCGGACGACATGTTGCGCCTGCCCATCTACGAATCGGAGCTGTTGGGTGGGCAACTGGGCTTTGCGCCCGCCCACGCCCCCGGCACGCAGGAACTGGCCGACGCCGTGGCCGCTGCCGCCGTCACCCGCGACGCGGTGTGGATGGAACGCCACGGCCTGTGCTGCGCCGGGCCTTCCGCCGCCCGAGCCCTGGCCCTGGCCGAGGAACTGGAGCATCTGGCCGGGGTGCAGCTGGCCGTGCTGTCCGCCCATGCCAAGCTGCGGGATTGA